In one window of Corynebacterium mycetoides DNA:
- a CDS encoding nucleoside hydrolase, with the protein MKRVIVDCDPGVDDTLALIYLAAAHHEGAAELEAVTTTAGNVDAVQCAINAAWVLAQCGLRTVPLAAGMPGPLSVPLTTTPETHGPTGLGYVTAPARNVETDWDLLWCDAIDRGTDDLHLIVTGPLTNLAAFRTMHPDHFARLRHITVMGGALEYPGNTTETAEWNFWVDPHAARDVLAHTPVPVTLCSLGVTEQMVINPDVLREIVSALGPTPIAAHLGEIMRFYFEFHESEGEGYLAQVHDLLTAQVALGAVLIDAPLTHLLILTDPDEQRGTSIAQGLAAGPPNARVVTSADIRAAHADFLRACGVHARFFGGSAELDAARNARAED; encoded by the coding sequence ATGAAGCGGGTTATTGTGGATTGCGACCCGGGCGTCGACGACACGCTGGCCCTCATCTACCTCGCCGCCGCCCACCACGAGGGCGCGGCGGAGCTGGAGGCCGTGACCACGACCGCGGGCAACGTCGACGCGGTGCAGTGCGCCATCAACGCGGCGTGGGTGCTCGCCCAGTGCGGGCTGCGCACGGTGCCGCTGGCCGCGGGCATGCCGGGCCCGCTGTCCGTGCCGCTGACCACCACCCCCGAAACGCACGGCCCGACCGGGCTGGGCTACGTCACCGCGCCCGCGCGCAACGTCGAGACGGACTGGGACCTGCTGTGGTGCGACGCCATCGACCGCGGCACGGACGACCTGCACCTGATTGTCACCGGCCCGCTGACAAACCTCGCCGCGTTCCGCACGATGCACCCGGACCATTTCGCGCGCCTGCGGCACATCACCGTGATGGGCGGGGCGCTGGAATACCCGGGCAACACCACGGAGACCGCGGAGTGGAACTTCTGGGTGGACCCGCACGCCGCGCGCGATGTACTCGCCCACACCCCGGTACCCGTCACGCTGTGTTCCCTGGGTGTCACGGAGCAGATGGTCATCAACCCGGACGTGCTGCGCGAGATCGTTAGCGCTTTGGGCCCCACGCCGATCGCGGCCCATCTGGGCGAAATCATGCGCTTCTACTTCGAGTTCCACGAGTCTGAGGGCGAGGGTTACCTGGCCCAGGTCCATGACCTCCTCACCGCCCAAGTCGCTCTCGGCGCCGTGCTTATCGACGCCCCCCTGACGCACCTCTTAATCCTCACCGACCCCGATGAGCAGCGCGGCACCTCCATTGCCCAAGGACTCGCGGCCGGGCCGCCGAACGCCCGCGTTGTCACCTCGGCGGACATTAGAGCGGCGCACGCGGACTTCTTGCGAGCCTGCGGGGTCCACGCCCGCTTCTTCGGTGGCAGCGCGGAGCTGGACGCCGCCCGCAACGCCCGCGCGGAGGACTAG
- a CDS encoding DNA cytosine methyltransferase translates to MASAPAPSYVSLFSSGGIGDFAFRNAGFHCVASAELISRRLEVQALNNIADPEDLICGDLRVDSVFQKVLDRGHRWKSDWGEPITCLLATPPCQGMSVANHKKGDELDRNSLVVRSIEAVEILKPLTFVFENVPAFMRTACTGMDGHDRSIGEEISRVLSSSYEFFSVVLGLEKFGSPSSRKRSITIGVRNDVLWASPLDLFPDRKSAPTLRELIGDLRPLTTMGEIDPDDPLHAFRPYQERMRQWISGLPEGMSAFDNPDPGSRPHRVINGEIVPNVRKNGDKYRRVFWDAIGPCVHTRNDILASQNTVHPKDDRVFSIRELMRMMGVPDNFKWFESSDVPLTVTLKKHAPNIRQCLGEAVPYPIAYAIASKIRSAVWNLSRFRAGKPLLKAGPWETDAQSAAYRNLKATHKSTLAAYYTQPLVAFSVLNQSWKLASRKRVSVLEPSSGGGVFLVLLGQLSNLIGKELEITSLDIDTSAINFQKELIQNSNYPFLRIAYKVGDYLKLETEQFDLIIGNPPFGRKALDPSSPWSVHQEMAIRFVCKAIEEGDQVGFVLPKALLHASTYRGLRNVLATATVVESIFDYGELCFPEIQVETIGLCLATASRPKGSDLITVKSWPRQSQRSCERAYCLDPKFPTWVIYRGPEFDRVLNHLSLGKLSAWRDRTITRKMSRPEGTRVIRGRNLQPNQIVATKDDYFVEEAIANTVNKKIGEKTYGTLFYAPNLSYYPRLVRRDEADGIPDGSAAVLFGNLSREEESRLLDFCNSEEFTNFFRIACNFATRSINLDDSLSFWWGVPH, encoded by the coding sequence ATGGCATCCGCACCAGCACCCTCGTATGTAAGCCTGTTCAGCTCCGGAGGAATAGGCGACTTCGCTTTTCGTAACGCTGGGTTCCATTGCGTCGCCAGCGCCGAGCTAATCTCGAGAAGGCTGGAGGTGCAAGCCCTCAACAATATTGCTGATCCGGAGGATTTGATTTGCGGCGATCTGAGGGTCGATTCAGTCTTTCAAAAAGTCCTCGATCGCGGGCACAGATGGAAATCCGACTGGGGAGAACCGATAACGTGCCTACTAGCCACACCACCATGCCAAGGTATGTCTGTCGCCAATCACAAGAAAGGTGACGAGCTCGACCGAAATTCGCTGGTTGTCCGCTCAATTGAAGCCGTGGAGATTCTCAAGCCCCTCACTTTTGTGTTTGAAAACGTTCCTGCTTTTATGAGGACGGCCTGCACCGGCATGGACGGCCACGACCGGTCCATTGGCGAAGAAATTTCAAGGGTCCTCTCTAGCTCCTACGAATTCTTCTCAGTCGTCTTGGGACTCGAAAAGTTCGGGTCACCCTCAAGCCGCAAGCGATCGATCACTATTGGCGTCAGAAACGATGTTCTCTGGGCAAGTCCGCTCGACTTGTTTCCCGATAGGAAGTCGGCACCCACACTCCGTGAATTGATCGGAGACTTGCGCCCGCTCACCACTATGGGTGAGATTGATCCGGACGATCCCCTCCACGCATTCCGCCCCTACCAAGAGAGAATGCGTCAATGGATCAGCGGTTTACCCGAAGGTATGTCCGCTTTCGACAACCCCGACCCCGGATCAAGGCCGCATAGAGTTATAAATGGAGAGATCGTTCCAAACGTTCGAAAGAACGGTGACAAATATCGTCGAGTCTTCTGGGACGCAATTGGCCCGTGCGTCCACACCCGAAATGACATCCTCGCCTCTCAGAATACAGTTCACCCCAAGGATGATCGCGTCTTCAGTATTCGTGAGCTGATGCGCATGATGGGAGTTCCAGACAACTTTAAGTGGTTCGAGTCTTCAGACGTGCCGCTCACGGTGACCCTTAAGAAGCATGCTCCCAACATTCGTCAATGTCTGGGCGAGGCCGTACCTTACCCAATTGCTTACGCCATCGCATCGAAAATTAGGAGCGCCGTTTGGAACCTATCACGGTTCCGAGCCGGCAAACCCTTGCTGAAAGCTGGCCCCTGGGAAACGGATGCACAATCCGCCGCCTACCGGAACTTAAAAGCGACGCATAAATCAACCTTGGCAGCATATTACACCCAGCCACTCGTTGCATTTTCGGTGTTGAACCAGTCCTGGAAATTGGCCTCTCGCAAGAGAGTGTCGGTTCTCGAACCGTCCTCCGGAGGTGGGGTATTCCTCGTTCTCTTGGGCCAACTAAGCAACTTAATTGGCAAGGAGTTGGAGATAACTTCTTTGGATATCGACACGTCGGCGATCAACTTTCAGAAAGAACTTATCCAGAATTCAAACTATCCATTTTTGAGAATCGCGTACAAAGTGGGCGATTACCTCAAATTAGAAACGGAACAGTTCGACCTGATAATCGGAAACCCTCCGTTCGGCCGGAAAGCACTGGACCCTTCAAGCCCGTGGTCGGTTCATCAGGAAATGGCAATTCGGTTCGTGTGCAAAGCTATCGAAGAGGGAGACCAGGTTGGCTTTGTTCTTCCGAAAGCGCTGCTACACGCCTCTACATATCGCGGTCTGCGAAACGTGCTAGCAACCGCGACCGTTGTCGAGTCCATCTTCGATTATGGCGAGCTGTGCTTTCCTGAAATTCAGGTGGAAACGATCGGTCTTTGCCTAGCCACAGCGTCACGACCCAAGGGCTCAGATCTCATAACGGTGAAGAGTTGGCCCCGACAGTCCCAACGCAGCTGTGAAAGGGCTTACTGCCTTGACCCCAAGTTTCCGACGTGGGTCATCTACCGGGGTCCAGAATTTGACCGAGTTCTCAATCACTTGTCACTCGGCAAACTATCTGCATGGCGTGATCGGACAATCACGCGCAAGATGTCGCGCCCAGAAGGAACACGGGTTATTCGCGGTCGTAATCTGCAGCCGAACCAAATAGTCGCTACGAAAGACGACTATTTCGTCGAAGAAGCTATAGCAAATACCGTTAACAAGAAAATTGGGGAAAAAACTTACGGAACATTATTTTATGCACCAAACCTGTCCTACTATCCGCGCTTGGTGCGCCGAGACGAAGCAGATGGAATTCCAGACGGCAGCGCAGCAGTGCTGTTCGGCAACCTAAGCCGAGAGGAGGAAAGCCGCCTGCTGGACTTCTGCAATTCGGAAGAATTTACAAACTTTTTCCGAATTGCGTGCAATTTCGCGACGAGATCAATCAACCTCGACGACAGCCTCTCGTTCTGGTGGGGCGTACCCCACTGA
- a CDS encoding DEAD/DEAH box helicase: MSTSENATGSEFEPDMKLSENQDTPQVVAEAENAPAAEDTRDAGVSEDTGASVEPEATATESTENAENAERTESAENVESVDAEQDEPAQAAAPEEPEAPAEAVPEPEPANGFEALGLPQSVIDAVKKVGFEQPSPIQAETIPLLMEGRDVVGLAQTGTGKTAAFALPVLSQIDPQLRHPQALVLAPTRELALQVADSFQSFADHLGKIQVLPIYGGQAYGIQLSGLRRGAQIIVGTPGRVIDHLEKGSLDISNLRFLVLDEADEMLNMGFQEDVERILEDTPDTKQVALFSATMPNGIRRISKQYLNDPAEVTVKSETRTNTNITQRYLFTAHRNKLDAITRILEVTEFEAMIVFVRTKHETEELAEKLRARGFSAAAINGDIAQQQRERTVDQLRDGRLDILVATDVAARGLDVERISHVFNYDIPNDTESYVHRIGRTGRAGRTGEAILFVTPRERRMLRSIERVTNATIEEMELPTVDEVNESRKLKFMDSITASLESKDQDVFKAMVREYSNANNIPMDDIAAALAAQANSAGDFLMKEPPKDKRDRRDRDNWDRDDRRDRDRGDRGGRRDRFDRGDRGDRGDRGGRGRPNDSENFDTYRLDVGKRQHVRPGAIVGALANEGGLNSRDFGRITIGGDFTLVELPKGLDSSVLDRLADTRISGQLINIQRDKGGAARSYGGDRGDRGGRGGFGGRGRGGRDRDDRGFGGRGRGGRDRDWRD, encoded by the coding sequence ATGAGCACTTCCGAAAACGCTACCGGCAGCGAGTTTGAGCCGGACATGAAATTGTCGGAAAATCAGGACACCCCGCAGGTTGTCGCGGAGGCCGAAAACGCCCCCGCCGCTGAAGACACCAGGGATGCGGGAGTTTCTGAGGACACCGGCGCTTCGGTAGAACCCGAAGCCACCGCAACTGAGAGCACCGAGAACGCTGAGAACGCTGAGCGCACCGAGAGCGCTGAGAACGTCGAGAGCGTAGACGCAGAGCAGGACGAACCGGCCCAGGCAGCAGCGCCGGAAGAACCTGAGGCCCCCGCGGAGGCCGTGCCGGAGCCCGAGCCCGCGAACGGGTTCGAGGCTCTCGGCCTTCCGCAGAGCGTCATCGACGCCGTGAAAAAGGTCGGCTTCGAGCAGCCGTCGCCCATCCAGGCCGAGACCATTCCGCTTCTGATGGAGGGCCGCGACGTCGTCGGCCTCGCCCAGACCGGCACCGGCAAGACCGCCGCGTTCGCGCTCCCGGTCCTTAGCCAGATCGACCCGCAGCTGCGCCACCCGCAGGCCCTCGTTCTCGCCCCCACGCGCGAGCTCGCCCTGCAGGTCGCGGACTCCTTCCAGTCGTTCGCTGACCACCTGGGCAAGATCCAGGTCCTGCCGATCTACGGCGGCCAGGCCTACGGCATCCAGCTTTCCGGGCTGCGCCGCGGCGCCCAGATCATCGTCGGCACCCCGGGCCGCGTCATCGACCACCTGGAGAAGGGCTCGCTGGACATCTCCAACCTGCGCTTCCTCGTCCTCGACGAGGCCGACGAGATGCTCAACATGGGCTTCCAGGAGGACGTCGAGCGCATCCTCGAGGACACCCCGGACACCAAGCAGGTCGCACTGTTCTCCGCGACGATGCCGAACGGCATCCGCCGGATTTCCAAGCAGTACCTCAACGACCCCGCCGAGGTCACGGTCAAGTCCGAGACCCGCACCAACACCAACATCACGCAGCGCTACCTGTTCACGGCGCACCGCAACAAGCTCGACGCCATCACACGCATCCTCGAAGTCACCGAGTTCGAGGCGATGATCGTCTTCGTGCGCACCAAGCACGAAACCGAGGAGCTGGCCGAGAAGCTGCGCGCCCGCGGATTCTCCGCAGCCGCCATCAACGGCGACATCGCCCAGCAGCAGCGTGAGCGCACCGTCGATCAGCTTCGCGACGGCCGCCTCGACATCCTTGTCGCCACCGACGTCGCCGCCCGCGGCCTCGATGTCGAGCGCATCAGCCACGTGTTCAACTACGACATCCCGAACGACACCGAAAGCTACGTCCACCGAATCGGCCGCACCGGCCGCGCCGGGCGTACCGGCGAGGCGATCCTGTTTGTCACCCCGCGCGAGCGCCGCATGCTGCGCTCCATCGAGCGCGTGACCAACGCGACGATCGAGGAGATGGAACTGCCGACCGTCGACGAGGTCAACGAGAGCCGCAAGCTCAAGTTCATGGACTCCATCACCGCCTCGCTCGAGTCCAAGGACCAGGACGTCTTCAAGGCGATGGTCCGCGAGTACTCGAATGCGAATAACATCCCGATGGATGACATCGCCGCGGCACTCGCCGCCCAGGCGAATTCGGCCGGCGACTTCTTGATGAAGGAGCCGCCGAAGGACAAGCGCGACCGGCGCGACCGTGACAACTGGGATCGCGACGACCGTCGCGATCGGGACCGTGGTGATCGCGGCGGGCGGCGCGACCGCTTCGACCGTGGGGACCGGGGAGATCGTGGAGATCGCGGTGGCCGCGGACGCCCGAACGACAGCGAGAACTTCGACACCTACCGTCTCGACGTGGGCAAGCGCCAGCACGTGCGCCCGGGCGCCATCGTCGGCGCTCTTGCGAACGAAGGCGGGCTGAACTCGCGCGACTTCGGCCGCATCACCATCGGCGGCGACTTCACGCTGGTGGAGCTGCCCAAGGGCCTGGACTCGTCTGTCCTCGACCGCCTCGCGGACACCCGGATCTCCGGTCAGCTGATTAACATCCAGCGCGACAAGGGCGGGGCTGCGCGCAGCTACGGCGGCGACCGTGGGGATCGCGGTGGGCGCGGCGGTTTCGGCGGCCGTGGCCGCGGTGGACGCGACCGGGACGACCGTGGCTTCGGCGGCCGCGGACGTGGCGGCCGTGACCGCGACTGGCGCGACTAG
- a CDS encoding DUF2269 domain-containing protein has translation MTTVFVLLHVAAAILLLGPVMVAASMFPRQSAEARTGSQEAVGRATVLQRLTSTYGMISVLVPLLGVVVLIFGWEHFKTNYFLHTAIVLAVIAWGILFGMVIPQQRKIMGSLNALDPAEADPSDYTANFESAKAKATAGAGIFNLLVMIILILMYLPSGIFA, from the coding sequence ATGACTACTGTTTTCGTACTCCTCCACGTGGCTGCCGCCATCCTGCTGCTCGGCCCCGTCATGGTGGCCGCCTCCATGTTCCCCCGCCAGTCCGCCGAGGCCCGCACCGGAAGCCAGGAGGCAGTCGGCCGCGCGACAGTTCTCCAGCGCTTGACCTCCACCTACGGCATGATCTCCGTCCTCGTTCCCCTGCTGGGCGTCGTGGTGCTCATCTTCGGCTGGGAGCACTTCAAGACGAACTACTTCCTCCACACCGCCATCGTGCTGGCGGTTATCGCCTGGGGCATCCTGTTCGGCATGGTCATCCCGCAGCAGCGCAAGATTATGGGCTCCCTCAACGCCCTGGACCCGGCGGAGGCCGACCCGAGCGATTACACCGCCAACTTCGAGAGCGCGAAGGCCAAGGCCACCGCAGGCGCGGGCATCTTCAACCTGCTGGTCATGATCATCCTGATCCTGATGTACCTGCCGTCCGGCATCTTCGCTTAA
- a CDS encoding HNH endonuclease family protein yields MGVRFFLALLVAVTLAVLPFPTPRSLIDAPTNAPPPQRATVIGYSRDAFGPGWAPAPGGCDTRTVLIAQEFGAAHCAVPQRKWDPRTMRRVTDPYTGAPLDPAEVEIDHVVPLAAAWDTGAHSWNRERRVRFANDPRNLVVTSATANRDKSDQLPSEWLPPAPRARCAYARQLVAVARDYELALPAPDLRAARRACSGFAGLIGASTL; encoded by the coding sequence GTGGGTGTGCGCTTTTTCCTCGCCCTCCTTGTCGCTGTAACCCTCGCCGTCCTTCCCTTCCCCACCCCGCGCTCGCTTATCGACGCCCCCACGAACGCGCCTCCCCCACAGCGGGCCACCGTCATCGGCTACTCGCGCGACGCTTTCGGCCCCGGCTGGGCGCCCGCGCCCGGGGGCTGCGACACCCGCACGGTGCTCATTGCGCAGGAGTTCGGTGCGGCTCACTGCGCCGTGCCGCAACGAAAGTGGGACCCGCGCACGATGCGCCGCGTGACCGACCCGTACACCGGCGCGCCCCTAGACCCAGCCGAGGTGGAGATCGACCACGTGGTGCCGCTGGCCGCCGCCTGGGACACCGGGGCTCATTCCTGGAACCGCGAGCGCCGCGTCCGCTTCGCCAACGACCCCCGCAACCTCGTGGTCACCTCCGCCACCGCCAACCGGGACAAGTCGGACCAGCTGCCCAGTGAGTGGCTCCCGCCCGCCCCGCGCGCCCGCTGCGCCTACGCGCGCCAGCTCGTCGCCGTGGCCCGCGACTACGAGCTGGCGCTGCCCGCGCCCGACCTGCGTGCGGCGCGGCGCGCGTGCTCGGGTTTCGCCGGGCTGATCGGCGCATCCACCCTGTAA
- the putP gene encoding sodium/proline symporter PutP: MIVAIVLYFGVMLAIGYYSWRRTKKYDEYVLGGRDLPPFVAGISAGASDMSGWLLMGLPGALFVTGMSELWIVIGLLIGTWANWKWVAPRLRSYSEVAGNSITLPSFFENRTRDTSRALRIAAAVIIIFFFTFYVSSGMVAGGKYYESTFGGDYVTGMLIVGAVTVIYTFVGGFLAVSYTDVVQGALMFLALLIVPVMALFTLDNPADIFSFAAENPYGPFPEPNTTYFNVFAGVSAVTIIGNLAWGLGYVGQPHIITRFMALRSPAEAASARRTGTFWVTLCYIGAILTALVGTVFFTQTGASVTDPSGETIFLDMARVLFHPLVAGIILTAVLAAIMSTMSSQLLITSSALIEDLYRVAGRRRPSGETLLLLSRAMVVLVALVAIALAVNPSDTILGLVGFAWAGFGAAFGPVVVASLYWKRLTAQGALAGMIVGALTVFIWGSVDSPLTELYEIVPGVILATAVMVAVSLATRPRPGVADEFDTALRVNSFAVSHPEATFAEALERNRGGSPSV; encoded by the coding sequence ATGATCGTGGCCATCGTGCTGTACTTCGGCGTGATGCTGGCCATCGGCTACTACTCCTGGCGCAGGACGAAGAAGTACGACGAGTACGTCCTCGGCGGGCGTGACCTCCCGCCGTTCGTCGCGGGCATTTCCGCGGGCGCCTCCGACATGTCGGGCTGGCTGCTCATGGGCCTGCCGGGCGCGCTGTTCGTCACCGGCATGAGTGAGCTGTGGATTGTCATCGGCCTGCTCATCGGCACCTGGGCCAACTGGAAGTGGGTCGCTCCGCGCCTGCGCTCCTACTCCGAGGTCGCCGGCAACTCCATCACGCTGCCGAGCTTCTTTGAAAACCGCACCCGCGACACCTCCCGCGCGCTGCGCATCGCCGCCGCCGTGATCATCATCTTCTTCTTCACCTTCTACGTCTCCTCCGGCATGGTGGCCGGCGGCAAGTACTACGAGTCAACCTTCGGCGGCGACTACGTCACCGGCATGCTCATCGTCGGCGCGGTCACCGTGATCTACACTTTCGTCGGCGGCTTCCTCGCGGTGAGCTACACCGACGTGGTGCAGGGCGCCCTGATGTTCCTGGCGCTGCTCATCGTTCCCGTCATGGCCCTGTTCACGCTGGACAACCCGGCGGACATCTTCTCCTTCGCCGCCGAGAACCCCTACGGACCCTTCCCGGAGCCGAACACCACGTACTTCAACGTGTTCGCCGGGGTGTCCGCGGTGACCATCATCGGCAACCTCGCCTGGGGCTTAGGCTACGTCGGCCAGCCCCACATCATCACCCGCTTCATGGCGCTGCGTTCGCCGGCGGAGGCGGCCTCGGCGCGCCGCACCGGTACCTTCTGGGTCACCCTGTGCTACATCGGGGCGATCCTCACCGCGCTGGTGGGCACGGTATTTTTCACCCAGACGGGCGCGTCGGTCACCGACCCGAGCGGCGAGACCATCTTCCTGGACATGGCCCGGGTGCTGTTCCACCCGCTCGTGGCCGGCATCATCTTGACCGCGGTGCTCGCCGCGATCATGTCGACAATGTCCTCCCAGCTGCTCATCACCTCCTCCGCGCTGATCGAGGACCTCTACCGCGTCGCCGGCCGGCGCCGCCCAAGCGGCGAAACCCTGCTTCTGCTCTCCCGCGCGATGGTGGTGCTCGTCGCCCTCGTGGCCATCGCGCTGGCCGTCAACCCCTCCGACACCATCCTCGGCCTGGTGGGCTTCGCGTGGGCGGGCTTCGGCGCCGCCTTCGGCCCCGTGGTGGTGGCCTCGCTGTACTGGAAGCGCCTGACGGCCCAGGGCGCGCTGGCGGGCATGATCGTCGGCGCGCTGACCGTGTTCATCTGGGGTTCGGTGGACTCGCCGTTGACTGAGCTCTACGAGATCGTCCCCGGCGTCATCCTGGCCACCGCCGTCATGGTCGCCGTCTCGCTCGCCACCCGACCGCGGCCGGGGGTCGCGGACGAGTTCGACACCGCGCTGCGCGTGAACAGCTTTGCCGTGAGCCACCCCGAGGCCACCTTCGCCGAGGCCCTCGAGCGGAACCGCGGGGGCTCCCCGTCCGTCTAA